The nucleotide window TAGTAGACCCGCTTGATGTCGAACGGGATGTGATTGTGTCCTTCGACGAAGGTCAGGTTGCCCCGCGCGTCCGAAACCTTGGGTAAATCTATTAGGCGACAGTCACTTAGCGGCAAGGGATTACGACTCGCTTCTGCATTGGTCCATGTTTATAAACCGCGCAACGACGATTTGAAATAGCCGGGCACCGAAGAGAGACGGCCCGGACCACCGGGCACAGAAAGGTTTGGAATGTCAAAAGATATCCTGATCGTGGGAGCCGGCGAGTTCGCGGATATCGCCTATGAGTATTTCACCGTCGACAGCGACTACACGGTTACCGGGTTCGCGGTGGAACGCGAGTACCTTGATGAAACCGTCAAGTTCGACCTTCCCGTGGTCCCGCTCGAAGAGGCCCCGTCGCATTTCGATCCGGCCAGGACCGACGCCCATGTGGCGGTGACCTCGACCAAGCTCAACCGGATCCGCGCCCGCCTGATCGAGGCGACCAAGGCGCACGGATACCACCTTGCCAATTTCATCAGCCCGCGCGCGATGGTCTGGCGCACCGCCGAACTGGGCGAGAACGTCTTTATCTTCGAGAACAACGTGGTGCAGCATGGCGTGACGATCGAGGATGGTTGCGTGCTATGGTCGGGCAACCATATCGGGCACCAGACACGCATCCGGGAAAACTGCTTCCTGTCCTCGCATGTCGTGGTTTCTGGCTATTGCGACATTGGCGCGCGCAGCTTTCTGGGCGTGAACGCCGCCCTGGCCGACAATGTGCAGTTGGCCGAGGATTGCCTTGTCGGCATGGCCGCCGCCGTCACCAAGAGCTTCGACACACCGGGCCTGATTCTGAACGGCAATCCGGCCGAGGCCGCCAAGGTGTCCTCCTACCGCTACTACCGGATCAAGCCCTGATATGGCCTGGGTGAAACAGGGACATGTCTTCAGCCCCGACGGAAGCCTCGACTGGGCGCAGCATTCCTTCATGACGCCATGCCCGTGGCTGCGCGACGAGCAGACGATACGGATCTTCGGAGGGATGCGCGACGCACACGGCATCAGCCGCATCGGCTGGGTCGATGTCGCCGCCGACGATCCCACCCGGGTCAAGGCCAGTTCCTCGGCCCCCGTGCTGGACCTCGGCGCACCGGGCATGTTCGACGACAACGGCCTTATCCTGGGCGACGTGATCGAGGTCGCGCCGGACGAATTGCGGCTGTATTACGTGGGCTTCCAGCTGGTGG belongs to Roseovarius sp. THAF27 and includes:
- a CDS encoding acetyltransferase, whose translation is MSKDILIVGAGEFADIAYEYFTVDSDYTVTGFAVEREYLDETVKFDLPVVPLEEAPSHFDPARTDAHVAVTSTKLNRIRARLIEATKAHGYHLANFISPRAMVWRTAELGENVFIFENNVVQHGVTIEDGCVLWSGNHIGHQTRIRENCFLSSHVVVSGYCDIGARSFLGVNAALADNVQLAEDCLVGMAAAVTKSFDTPGLILNGNPAEAAKVSSYRYYRIKP